The DNA segment ATTTAAGAATGGTCCTAGTGGATTAATCGAAGATGATTATGTTGAATTCGATGATGCCCTTATTGATCAATATCGTAATACGGGTGGATTTGATATTATCGGTTCCGGTCGTACAAAGTTAGAAACCGAGGAACAATTCAAAGTTGTTTCTGAAGTTTGTGCAAAACATGGTATGACCGCTATCGTTATTATTGGTGGTGATGATTCCAATACGAATGCGGCTGTTTTAGCAGAATATTTTGCGTCTCATAACACAGCTGTTCAAGTGATTGGTTGTCCAAAGACGATTGATGGTGACTTAAAGAACGAAGATATTGAAATTTCATTTGGTTTTGATACAGCCACTAAGACTTATTCAGAAGTGATTGGTAATATTGAACGTGATGCCAACTCAGCTAAGAAATACTGGCATTTTGTGAAGGTTATGGGTCGTTCTGCTTCGCATGTGGCTTTGGAATGTGCCTTAGAAACACAACCAAATATTTGTTTAATCTCAGAAGAGGTTGCGGAAAAGAAAATGTCTTTATCGCAAATTGCAAACTATATTGCGGACGCAGTTGAAAAGCGTGCGACTAAGGGAATGAACTTCGGGGTTGCGATTATTCCTGAAGGTGTGGTTGAATTTGTGCCTGAATTCTCGGCTTTAATTGCTGAAATCAATGAACTGTTAGCAGGTTCTAAGGCGGGTGAATTCAATATGTTGGCTTCTTGGGATGAAAAGTATGCCTTTATTAAGAAAGGTTTATCGGATGATTCTTTCAAAGTATTCGCAATCTTACCGCAAGCTATCCAGCAACAATTATTCTTAGAAAGAGATCCGCATGGTAATGTGCAAGTGTCCTTGATTGAATCGGAAAAGTTATTCTCGGCTTTAGTGAAAGATGTCCTAGAACAAAGAAAAGTAGCTGGTACTTATCATGGTAAGTTCAATGCTTTACATCATTTCTTTGGTTATGAAGGTCGTTGTGCTTTCCCATCTAATTTTGATGCGGATTATTGTTACTCATTGGGATACAACGCGTTCATGTTGATACAGTATGGTTATAATGGTTACTTATCTAAGGTATCGAATTTATCGATGCCGGCGGATCAATGGGTGGCTGGTGGTATGCCAATCACTAAGATGATGAACATGGAAAGAAGACATGGGGAAGATAAGCCGGTTATTAAGAAAGCCTTGGTTGAATTAGATGGTAAGCCATTTAAGTACTTTGAAGCACATCGTGATGTTTGGGCAGTGGAAACGGCTTATACATATCCCGGTGCTATTCAATACTACGGACCAGCTGAAGTTTGTGATTTAACAACAAGAACATTAGCTTTAGAAAAAGATAAATAACTAAAAAGAACTGCTTGGAATGAAGTGAAAGCTGTTGGTGAAGACTTAAAAACAGTGACCAATTTTACAGTTGCTGTTCAATGAGTCCGCCAACGAAAGAACTTATGCAACTAGCATGATGGTGAAATCGTAACAATTATGGTGCTAAATAGAGCAATTAGGTGTGGAAATGTAAATACAGAAAGTGTTTATGATGGCAGAGCTATTTTGTTTATGTAAGATATAAGTTTTTGAAATATAGATAGGGAAAGATCACCCTTATTTCAGAAAATCAAGTTTTCTGAAATAAGGGTGATCTAATCTTGATAGTATTTCAAAAAAGGAGAGTTGACAAGTGAAAAAAAGAAAGAGCAGGAACTTTAAAAAAAACAACTGTCAGGTGACATATCATATTTTTCGTTTTATCCTTCAAAATTACCTCCAAATCCACCAATAGAAGTTGATAGTGATATTACAGAGAAATTAATAAAGGCTCATAAAGTGTTAGCAATACTTGATGATAGAGCAACAAACATTCCAAATATTGATTTGTTTGTTTCCATGTATGTTCAAAAAGAGGCACTTCTTTCATCGCAAATTGAAGGTACACAGGCAACATTAGAAGATATTTTTAATCCTAATATTGATGAAAATATCAATGCAGATGTGGATGATGTTGTTAACTATATTAAAGCTAGCAAATATGCAATAAAAAGATTGGAAACATTACCTTTGTGTAATTGATTGCTTTTAGAGACTCATAAAGTATTGCTATCCGGAGTAAGGGGAAAAGAAAAAAATCCCGTAGAGTTTCGACAAAGCCAAAACCGGATAGGTGGGGCAGGTTCTACGATAAAAACAGCAAGGTATATACCGCCGAATGTTTTATCCATGAAAGAGTCTTTGTCCGATTTAGAAAAATATATGAATGCAGAGGATAAGTTAGATGATTTAATCAGAATCGCACTTATTCATTATCAGTTTGAATCTATACATCCATTTTTAGATGGAAATGGACGCATTGGAAGATTACTAATCGTGTTATACTTACTGGAGAAAAAAGTCATAAAAACGCCATCTTTATATTATAGAAGAGTACGAGATGAGGTCAGAATACACCGATATCAGAGAGTACCTATACAAAGATGGCGATATGTGTGGATACTTATTTCGCTGTCTACACTGCGGTAAATACCACATCTATGTCGATGCGAGTTAATTTGTACGGTTGATAGGTGAATCTGGCATATTAAAGCGAAAGACGAATTTGGAGGAATTTTAATGAAGATATATCCATATTTTTGATAGGAATAAAGCAGACATGGGACAATAATCTCTTTAAAATTGTGCTATTTACAGTTGGAACTGTCCTTCTTGTATCGTTGATACGCAAGCTTGTGATGGTCAGCAAGAGTGGCGGAAAATTTTCAGAGCCTATGCATATCGCAAATGGAAATTTATATATTTATAGCGGTATTGTTCCGGGGAACCGAGTGATTCCTTTGAAGGAGCTTGAAGCGGTTGATATACACTTTGTGCGCAGAAGGCATCTAAATGGTCACAGATATTTTATAGAGTTTGTGAGAAAAAAGGGAGAAACAAGGGTATCATTATTGGAAAGGATAAGGGTACTGAAGAGAGACTGTCTCAGATTAAGAAGCAGCTGAAGAAGAACAGAGTGAAGGTTCACGAGATAAAGTAAGTGAAGGAAAATAGGTTAATGATAGTGGAAACTAAGAAAAAATCGGTTCCTTGGAAAGAAGGGAAAGTCATATCGGTGTACCTTCGAGATGGGAGATACATATTGGCGCAGATGGTAAAATCGCCATACATGGTTTTCTTTAACCTTTTTAGCGAGGATAACTCGTGGGGAGGTGTGACTTTGTCAACTGATAAGGTGCTGTTCTGTCATGCGGTTACGCGTCAGTGGAAAGCGCACAGTCCCATCGAGCGCATTAAAGGTGTAGAGCCGCTTTCTGACTACGAGCTTCCAACCAGATGGATTCATACAGAAGGGCTCGGTCACAGAAGTCGAGAAATTATCGTTGATGGAGTAAAGCGAAGTGTGGTAATTCTCGGTACACGACTAGCATTGGTTGAAAGAGATATGATAGATAATAGCAAGAACAATGCACCGTGCGGACTCTATCATACGATGGTTAAGTCTGATTTAAAAGAAGCAGATTGGCCGATGGTGGAAAATATAGAAACAATGTCAGTCGAGATGTACCCGGGCTTGAATGAGCGGCTATACTTGTGTAGCCTTCTGGGGAAAAATGTAAATCCGGAGCTTGAGATTTACCTCGGTAGACCGATTCCGGAAGTATATAACACATATGTAAAGATAATGTGCGGAGACAAAATCCCCGATTACTGTTAATACGACGAATTAAAATCAATACCTAGTTAAACCCCTTGAATCTGGAAGATGAAAAGGGGTATTATACTGGGCACAGATTAATGGATTTAACCATGGTAAATCAAAATAAATCGAAGGAAATGGGAGGACACAATGGGAAATAGAGAAATGAAAGTTAGAGTTAATATGCCGGTACTCCCCGAGAGATTAGGGGGATACACAGTTACAGCAAATAGGTTCGACGACATGTTCCTAAAGCTCTTCGACAAAGAGCCTTACGGAATCAACTCGGAGATTAACCTTATCGCCGGGGACGAGAGAACTAGCGTTGAAACCTTGGATATAGATAGAGGTGGAAGTTGCATGAGCATCAGCCTCAAGATTGGATATCCAGAAGCATTTACTTCAGGTGAAGTGCTAAGTAGACTTGCTGATGCGGTTGCGCCTTATAAGTGTGGCGTCGAGAAGATAGCGTAGATATTAAATGAAATCGGATGAAGACCATAAAAGTTTACATATAGAGCGAAAAATAGCATGTAAATAGCGATAAAATGACTCAGACACTCGATAAATCACATGTAAACGTGATATATTTAATGGGATTGTGCATTTGCGAGAACAAAACGGTAATAGGAAGGATATACTATAGTTCGTTTCCTTATTGTGTTGGAGAGATTGAGTACTTATGCCCGGAGTGTATAGCTAGTGGTGAGGCAGCTAAAGAATTCGATGCGGAATTCGTGCAGGATGCCGAATGGGAAGGAGAAGTCGAAGGAGTTATTTGAAAGAACTCCAGGCTATATGAGCTGGCAGGGAGAGCACTGGCTATCATGCTGTAACGACTACTGCGCATATCTAGGAACAGTTGGCACAAAGGAGCTTGAGGAGATGGGTATTGCAGATGAGGTTATAGAAGAGTACGAGATGAGGTCAGAATACACCGATATCAGAGAGTACCTATACAAAGATGGCGATATGTGTGGATACTTATTTCGCTGTCTACACTGCGGTAAATACCACATCTATGTCGATGCGAGTTAATTTGTACGGTTGATAGGTGAATCTGGCATATTAAAGCGAAAGACGAATTCGGAGGAATTTTAATGAAGATATATCCATATTTTTTGATAGGAATAAAGCAGACATGGGACAATAATCTCTTTAAAATTGTGCTATTTACAGTTGGAACTGTCCTTCTTGTATCGTTGATACGCAAGCTTGTGATGGTCAGCAAGAGTGGCGGAAAATTTTCAGAGTCTATGCATATCGCAAATGGAAATTTATATATTCATAGCGGTATTGTTCCGGGGAACCGAGTGAAGGTTCACGAGATAAAGTAAGTGAAGGGAAATAGGTTAATAATAGTGGAAACTAAGAAAAAATCGGTTTGCCTAGGAAAGAGTTTTCCGGAATGATAAGAGAATGCAAAAAGGAAATATAGATATAGTATTAACTAAAGGTATAAGTTGTTTTGATTATGATACTAAAGATGAATTAGAAGCTATAAGAAAATTCAAACCGTGGGAAAAAGAATTATTTTTGTGAAAGATAAAATTGATACCGAAACGGTAAATGATGAACTATAAATAATTGGAGAAGTGAAAATATGCGTTGAGGATTGAAACACAGGGCAGAGAATGGAATATCAGGATTATATAGTAGAGTTTGCTATGGCTATAAAAAAGGTAAAAATGGCATGCTTGTCATTGATGAAGTAGAAGCAAAAGTCGCAAGAAATATTTTTGATTGGTATTTAGAAGGACTGAGCATTGGTGGGATTATAAATAGGCTTGAAGAAAAGAAAATCAAGATACCTAAAGGGAAAAAGCGGTGGAGTAAAAGAGCAATTTGAAGCAGTTCGACTTGAAATGGTATCTCGCAACAATATGGAAGTTTTAGAAGACGGAACAGTGCGTAGAAAGAATAAAAAATATAGTTCGAAGAAAGGTGTCAAATCATGATGGAAAACTTAAAATATAGATTATGGTATTCATTAATCTTATGTTTCAGAAAATTTATGGGATTGTTATTTTTCGTTTATGAAATTGTAAGATACCCAATTAAAAATATTTCAATATGGTTAGTGGAATCATGAATTTACACTCTAAATGCAACAATTAAATAATGACTCATAGCCTTGGTATAGTGGTGTTTGAGAAGA comes from the Bulleidia sp. zg-1006 genome and includes:
- a CDS encoding diphosphate--fructose-6-phosphate 1-phosphotransferase produces the protein MTELSPLQKARYEYKPKLPKMLRNGIGEICVKEGEETQSVADQEKIKALFPNTYGKKEITFEKGVNTSVAKKQVVGVILSGGQAPGGHNVVCGLYDALKATSKENILYGFKNGPSGLIEDDYVEFDDALIDQYRNTGGFDIIGSGRTKLETEEQFKVVSEVCAKHGMTAIVIIGGDDSNTNAAVLAEYFASHNTAVQVIGCPKTIDGDLKNEDIEISFGFDTATKTYSEVIGNIERDANSAKKYWHFVKVMGRSASHVALECALETQPNICLISEEVAEKKMSLSQIANYIADAVEKRATKGMNFGVAIIPEGVVEFVPEFSALIAEINELLAGSKAGEFNMLASWDEKYAFIKKGLSDDSFKVFAILPQAIQQQLFLERDPHGNVQVSLIESEKLFSALVKDVLEQRKVAGTYHGKFNALHHFFGYEGRCAFPSNFDADYCYSLGYNAFMLIQYGYNGYLSKVSNLSMPADQWVAGGMPITKMMNMERRHGEDKPVIKKALVELDGKPFKYFEAHRDVWAVETAYTYPGAIQYYGPAEVCDLTTRTLALEKDK
- a CDS encoding Fic/DOC family N-terminal domain-containing protein, whose protein sequence is MKAHKVLAILDDRATNIPNIDLFVSMYVQKEALLSSQIEGTQATLEDIFNPNIDENINADVDDVVNYIKASKYAIKRLETLPLCN
- a CDS encoding CbrC family protein — encoded protein: MEEYEMRSEYTDIREYLYKDGDMCGYLFRCLHCGKYHIYVDAS
- a CDS encoding recombinase family protein, which codes for MKHRAENGISGLYSRVCYGYKKGKNGMLVIDEVEAKVARNIFDWYLEGLSIGGIINRLEEKKIKIPKGKKRWSKRAI